In Phormidium ambiguum IAM M-71, the DNA window AGCAGCTTGAACCAATACTATAACTCTGGTTTCGATAAAGCCAACACTTTAGGCACAGATATGGCAACGAAACAAGCTGCCTACAATTATTTCGGGCAAACTACACCGATTCTGAATGTCATCGGTTCCGGGACAAAAGTGGGTGATATTACAATGCTGACCAGTAGTGCGCTGACTGCGGCAGGTCTTAACTTTGGTCACTTTGGTGCAGCTGGTACTCAAACAATTGGATTCCAGCTGAGTCGTTCTTTGTTAGATAGCGGTGACTTTCTGGCGAATGTGTTTGTGGAATGCGGTAATGACGGTGTGGCGCTGGCAGGAAATTTGACATCAGTACCTGAACCATCTAGCATGATTGGCTTAGCTTTGGTAGGCTTGAGTGCTGCTGGTTCGATGTTACGCAAACGGCGCTCAGTAAGTGAGAATATCGTCGAATCATAAATTTATTCTGTCGATAAACTGAGTTTTGTGATACGTTTATCTTCTTCATATTGTCTAGTTGTACGAGCTACAAATTTCCTACAAAAGTGAGTAATAAAAAAAGCGGTAGAAAAGATTTATCTACCGCTTTTCAATGTTGATATTGTGTTATCCAAAGACTAAAAATGCTCACAAAATTCAAATGTGAGAGTTAACGCTGCCCTATTGCTCCGAGTTACTTTAAGTACATAAAAAACAAAGGTTCTGGTGAACCAAAATGTAAAACTTAGTTTAGTGTGTTAACGGAAATAAAAAACTTTTTCCTTCCATAGTATTTCGACACACAGCTTTAAAGCTACAGCAGAGAGAGAAAGTAAGACCCAAGAAAATCAATAGACCTTTTCAGAAATTAAAGTTGGGTTGTCTGAAACCATTGTAGAGACGTTGCATATCTCTACAATATTTGTTGGAGAAGTCTAATGATTTGAGCATGAATGAAGGCAGTCAATAATGGCTTAATCGTCTTGACGGTTGCTATGAAAAAGAAAAAATTAGGACTAGAAGCAGTCTCTTGCTTCCAACCCTAATTTTTAGCCCCACTTCAACCAGAAACCCAAAAACTAATTAGTCTCAATTGGTCAAACTCTAAGATGCTAGTCATCTCAAAGATTTATTGCGCTTGTGCTACGCTATTCGATTTACGTAGTTTGAGCGCACTAATAGCAATTACGCCTAAAGCAAGTGTTGTGGTAGGTTCAGGAATTTTTCTGGGACCACCACCGCCAGAGGGGGGTTTAGGAGGAGTTTTTACTGTACCAGAACCTGTACCGCTATCACCACTGAATTTTTGCCCGTCAGCAGAAGTACCATCAATACTTTGATAGCGAACGCCAAAGTTACTCAAAGCCATTCTTTCTACATTGCCGTTCATAGCAAGGGTGGCTGTAAACTTGCTAGTTTGAGGATTGCTAGTGCTGGGATTATTGTCAACACCGCCGCTGGTACCACCTTGACAGGTGTTCCCGTTGGTGAAGCAAACATCAACATCACCGAATTGGTTGGGGAAAGAACCGCTTCTGTCGTTAGCAAACAGCCCTGTAGTACGAGTATTGCCACTACTACTAGCATTTCCAATTCCCACCAAGGAAAGTGTAGAACCTAAACTAGTGCCGTTAAAGTTGAAAACATCAAAACCCAATGCAGATGTTCTACTCAATAGGCTACCGGAGGTGGTGTTGGTCAGTGTAATTTCAAATGCTGCTTCAGTTTTTGACCCTACGGTATTAAACCCTAAGAATTTAAAAATGGCTTCGGATGTTAGTCCAGAGACATCTTTGGTACTGACGTTGCCCTTGAACAGGACTGTAAACTCTTTGCCTATATCCAGTGCATCAATGCCAATGCCACTATTTATATAATCAAAGCCATTTGTCATTGAAGCAGCTGAGGCTGTGGGGGCTGTAGCGAGGGATAAAATTTCTACTGCTGTTAAAGCAGATAGACCGATAATTAGTTTTGCGAAGTGTTTAAACATTTTCATTTAACCGGATAAATGGAACTTAGAACTGTTTGATTACGAGACTAATTTTTGTGTGAGATGCGATCGCCTGATGATTAGGATTTTTTCTATTTGGTTGAGCTTGATCCTCTACCAAAAACTTTTCAGAAAAAGTTTTTTAGGTTTTGTTGAACAGCAAACTGAATCGTTAACTGTTTATCAAATCCAATCTAGTCAACTCAGAAACCTTTTGTCTACAGTAATTAACGATCTTATTAATATCTTCATAGAAGCCAAATAGATAGATTGTGGCTCGGCTCAAACTTTTTTATATATAGAGAATTATCTAAGAAATTTTGCTTAATATAAATTTTGATTTAACTCCGATACAAATTGCTCCTCTTTGTAATAATTGCAGTATTTTTACGGTTGTTGTTTATGGATTTATGCAATATCGAATAGTTTTTGTTAATCCTAAAATTAAAAAATATCGAATATTCCAGTAATAGCACTTAACTAGCTGCAAATTAACAGGTTTTAGCAAAATGGTTTTCTTTCAGTATACTCGCGTAAAATAGCAATTTTCAGTTAGATCGAAATTAGGTTAATTAATCAAACAGTTTGTCATAATCAATTTTTCGTTACTTAGAAAATACGGTAGATAAATTACTGAGATTCGCTAGCTTTTTTTCAAATTATTAGTTATTTTTACGGTACTTTGGCAATAAAATATGGTTGGGAAATAAGGAATGTTAATTAATACCAAATCCGGGTTAGCTACCCCCTATATCTTATGGGGGTTGAAACCGCGTCTACACAAACATAGGCGTTAGCAAAGCGAAACGCGATCGCATTTTAGCCTTCCCGTAAGGTAGTCCGCCTACGCGGACTGAAGAATAAAAGGGGTTTTTAACACGGATTTCCTGTACTACCAGAATGCTAAGGTTTAATTATGAGCAACGGCATAATTCACTAATAGGGCAAGTCGCTGACGCAAAGTTTCTAATCCCAGGCGATCGCTTGCGGAAATAAACACGGCTTGGGGGAACTCTTCTTGCGCTAGGGCGAGGGTGTCGCTGTCTACTTGGTCTATTTTGTTAAAAGCGATTAACGCGGGACCCGGAGTAATGGGCATTTCGGACAAAATAGCCATTACGGAACGAATTTGACTTTGCCATGCGGGATGGGAAAGGTCTACTAAATGTAGTAAAGCATCTGCTTCGGTGACTTCTTCCAAGGTGGCGCGGAACGCATCCATTAATGCTGGGGGTAGTTCGTGAATAAATCCTACTGTGTCGGTGATGACGATCGCCATTTGTTCTCCAGTGTCAGCATTGGGAATCATCAAGCGTCGGGTAGTAGGATCGAGGGTGGCGAACAGTTGGTCAGCAGTATAAACTTGGGCGTTAGTCAGTGTATTTAACAAGGTAGATTTGCCAGCGTTAGTGTAACCAACTAAAGCTACTGAGGGAACTTCTTTGTGCTGACGATTTTGCCTTAATCTTGTTCTGTGCGCTTGTAATTGGTTAACTTCCTGTTGTAAGCGAGAGATGCGACGTTGAATCGCCCGACGTTCGGTTTCTAATTTCGTTTCACCGGGACCACGAGTACCAATCCCACCACCCAAGCGGGACATTGCTTGTCCTCTACCAGTGAGTCGAGGCAGCATATATTCTAATTGCGCGAGTTCTACTTGGAGTTTTCCGGCTCCTGATTGGGCTCTTTGGGCGAAGATATCTAATATTACTTCGGTGCGATCGACTACGCGCACGCCAATTTGGGTTTCTAGGTTGCGAACTTGACCGGGGGATAAGTCTCGATCGAATACAATTAAATTTGCGCCTAATGTTTGAGCAGTGAGGGCAATTTCTTGCACTTTACCTTCACCGACTACAGTTTGAGGATGCAAACGGGAACGCTTTTGCTTGATAGTTTGCAAAACTTCTCCACCAGCAGTGTTGACTAACCTAGCCAATTCATCGAGGATATTTTGAAATTCTTGTGGCTTGAGCTTATCTGTCTGCAAACCTACAATTAAAACGCGATCGTGATCTAAGTCTACTTGTTGACCAACAAATTCTCTTTGGAATTCTGCTTCTAAGTTTTCGACTAATTCCAATAAGTCTTGCTTGCTTAACAGATCTAAACTCATCGGTGAAGAAACTGTCCAAGCTGCTTGTCCGTTTAGTTCTTGCTTTTCTCCGGTATTCGGAATCAGGTGCGCTAAATAGGTTTCTTTGATATAACCTGTTGCGCCACCACCCCGGCGTTCAAATCCTTCTTCAGTAAAGGTGAGGCTGACTAAAGCATCTAAGCGTTGAATCGCCATTGCTGTCAAGTCTGCTTCGCTGGGTGGATCGGTTTTTTGTTGCGTAGCGATGCAACGTATACCACTCAGTCGTTCTGCGCCATAACGAGGTAGTTCTAATGGCGGAATTTGCGTTTGTCTCGGCGTTCCCACACCTACGCGAATTACTTGTCCTCTGCGGTTAATGTAGGTGCAGATAGGTTGGTTAATTTCGGCGCTAATCGCACCTAAACGTTGGGCAAATTCAGGCGTGGTAATGCGATCGCCTGGAAGACGTTGATGATAAAGTCGTTCTAGCTGCTTAAGTTGACTAGATTTTAGACCCTGAAGGTTTCCGTAAATCGTTTCTATAGGACGTACTTACCAGTAACCTGGCTACGAATTGGTCTTATCTATTTTAACTATTACGACTGGAAACTGTGTCTATTGAAGAGGTCGAAGAATTGCCAAACTTTGATTCGCCAAGGTGATGGTTCTTTTTTGCCTAATGCTTTTTCGTAACTCAGGTATGCTTCCTGTTTGCGACCTAGATTATATAGTGCTGCGCCGCGAAAAGTCCAAGCTTCGCTATCGTTGGGTTTAATTTCTAATGCTTGGTTACAACTGCTGAGGGCTTCTTGGTAATGCTGAAGGTGAATTAAGACAACTCCGCGAAATACCCAAGCTTCATGGTAATCTGGCTGAAGTTCGATCGCTTGGTTAAAACTGTCTAAAGCTTCTGTATACTGTCCTAAATTGGCTAGTCTGTCGCCTCTGTCGTACCAGTCTTTGCTATTTTTGGCGTTCATATTCAAAACTTCGTCAGTTAAGTATAAATGCTTTTCGATATGTCTTTTCATGGTTTGTAACAGGGATCGGGAATTTAATACTCATTGGTATGTCCAATGTAATTTTATAAACGGTAGATTCTTGATTACAAGGTGCGATCGACTTTTTGTAAGTATTCGTAATCTTTGATTTAGCGCCTTTCCTTAATATAACTTTGTAATTTTGTTAATTCGAGCTAGGACTCTTGAATTAGTAATTGAAATTGTTTTTCCTGACGAATTCCGTCAAAATCTGAATCGGTTTTTGCTTGTTCTCGCCATTCAGGATTTAGATCGATCGCCTTTTGTAGGTTTTCTATTGAGGAAATTACATCACCTTGCAAAGCATAAGAACAAGCTTTGTTGTACCAAGCATAGTCAAAGTCTGGGTTAAATTTTAAAGCTTGGTCGTAACTAGCAATTGCCTCTTCATATCGTCCTAAATAACCTAGCATACAGCCTTGAAGATACCAGGCTGAGTCATATTCTGAATTAAGTTTTACAGCTTGCTTGCAACTATCAATTACCTCTTCATAGCGTGCTAATTTGCACAACGTAATACCTCGATAGTACCAGGCTAAGGCATTGTTCGGATTAATTTTCAAAGCTTGGTCGTAACTAGCAATTGCCTCTTCATAGCATTCTAGACTGTACAACGTAATACCTCGATAGTACCAAGCTAAGGCATTGTTCCGATTAATTTCCAAAGCTTGGTCATAACTAACAATTGCTTCTTTGTAGCGTTCTACTTTACACAACGTAATACCTCGACGATACCAGGCTGAGTCGTAGTTTGGATTAATTTTTAAAGCTTGGTCATAACTAGCAATTGCCTCTTCGTAGCGCCCTAAATCATCCAACGTATTACCCCGGAGATACCAGGCTGAATCATCATCCGTATTAATTTTTAAAGCTTGATCGAAGCTGGTGATTGCTTCTTTGTAGTTTCCTAATTTTAATAATGTAATGCCTTGAAGATACCAGAGTGTATTATTGTCCGGATTAATTTTCAAAGCTTGGTCATAACTAGCAATTGCTTCTTCATAACGTCCTAAATCATCCAATGCAATACCTCGGCAGTACCAGGTTGAGTCATCATCCGGACTAATTTTCAAAGCTTGGTCGAAATTGGCAATTGCTTCTTCATAACGTCCTATAGTATGCAGTGCATTTCCTCGGCCAAACCAAGCTGAGTCATTATCTGGATTAATTTTTAAAGCTTGGTCGAAACTAGCAATTGCCTCTTCATAGCGTCCTAAATCATTCAACCCAATGCCTCGGAGATACCAGGCTGAATCATTATCTGGATTAATTTTTAAAGCTTGGTCGAAACTAGCAATTGCCTCTTCATAGCGTCCTAAATCATTCAACCCAATGCCTCGGAGATACCAGGCTGAATCATTATCTGGATTAATTTTTAAAGCTTGGTCGAAACTAGCAATTGCCTCTTCATAGTGTCCTAATACAACTAGTGCATTGCCTTTAATATTCCAGGCTGCGTCATTGTTCGGATTAATTTTCAGAGCTTGGTCATAACTAGCAATTGCTTCTTCATAGTGTCCTAACACAACTAGTGCATTGCCTCGGCGATACCAGGCTGAGTCATTGTTAGGAATAATTTTCAGAGCTTGGTCATAACTAGCAATTGCTTCTTCGTAGCGATTGTAAATATACAGCCCAATGCTTCGGAGATACCAGGCTGAACCATTGCCCGGATTAATTTTCAAAGCTTGGTCATAACTAGCAATTGCCTCTTCGTACCATTCTAAAGTAAGTAGTGCATTGCCTCGGCAATACCAGGCTGAGTCATTGTTCGGATTAATTTTCAAAGCTTGGTCGAAACTAGCAATTGCATCTTCGTACCGTTTTACAGTAAATAGTATATTGCCTCGGAGATACCAGGCTGAATCATTGTTCGGATTAATTTTCAAAGCTTGGTCGAAACTAGCAATTGCCTCTTCGTAGCGTCCTAAATCATCCAGCGCAATGCTTCGGTTGTTCCAAGCTAATTCATTGTTCGGATTAATTTTCAGAGCTTGGTCGAAACTAACAATTGCTTCTTCATAGCGTTTGGAATTATACAGTGCACTGCCTCGGTTGTTCCACGCTATGTCATCGTTCGGATTAATTTTCAAAGCTTGGTCGAAACAAAAAACTGCTTCTTCGTAGCGTTCTAAATCATCTAAAGCGTTGCCTCGGAGATACCAGGCTGAATCATTGGCAGGATTAATTTTCAAAGCTTGGTCGTAACTAGCAATTGCCTCTTTATAGCGTCCTAAGTCATCTAAAGCGCAACCTCGGAGATACCAGGCTGAATCATTGGCAGGATTAATCTTCAAAGCTTGGTTGCAACTAGCAATAACCGCTTCATAATTTTCAGCAGCCCCAAGCAAAAGTCCTAATTCAATCAGTAAGTTAGCTTGATGATTAGTTGTTAGATAATCTTCTTTCAGCAATTCTTGAATTTCTAATATTTTCTGACATAATTCTTGGG includes these proteins:
- a CDS encoding cistern family PEP-CTERM protein; its protein translation is MFKHFAKLIIGLSALTAVEILSLATAPTASAASMTNGFDYINSGIGIDALDIGKEFTVLFKGNVSTKDVSGLTSEAIFKFLGFNTVGSKTEAAFEITLTNTTSGSLLSRTSALGFDVFNFNGTSLGSTLSLVGIGNASSSGNTRTTGLFANDRSGSFPNQFGDVDVCFTNGNTCQGGTSGGVDNNPSTSNPQTSKFTATLAMNGNVERMALSNFGVRYQSIDGTSADGQKFSGDSGTGSGTVKTPPKPPSGGGGPRKIPEPTTTLALGVIAISALKLRKSNSVAQAQ
- a CDS encoding tetratricopeptide repeat protein, with amino-acid sequence MAESLIDWDKDLPADPQEEYEALVRSLNWTDGFGLLFVRCSPAEGERLIQKVRQDIPKKNIEVLRLEQPIDNLYEIVDSLPNKEQINILFITGIEKSFIDYIKPGYGGQGDYYKLDTVPRVLGHLNLQRERFRDDFNICFVFILPLFGLKYFIRRAPDFFDWRSGVFEFATDQKIVEKESFRIIQEGDYQKYLTLTSQELCQKILEIQELLKEDYLTTNHQANLLIELGLLLGAAENYEAVIASCNQALKINPANDSAWYLRGCALDDLGRYKEAIASYDQALKINPANDSAWYLRGNALDDLERYEEAVFCFDQALKINPNDDIAWNNRGSALYNSKRYEEAIVSFDQALKINPNNELAWNNRSIALDDLGRYEEAIASFDQALKINPNNDSAWYLRGNILFTVKRYEDAIASFDQALKINPNNDSAWYCRGNALLTLEWYEEAIASYDQALKINPGNGSAWYLRSIGLYIYNRYEEAIASYDQALKIIPNNDSAWYRRGNALVVLGHYEEAIASYDQALKINPNNDAAWNIKGNALVVLGHYEEAIASFDQALKINPDNDSAWYLRGIGLNDLGRYEEAIASFDQALKINPDNDSAWYLRGIGLNDLGRYEEAIASFDQALKINPDNDSAWFGRGNALHTIGRYEEAIANFDQALKISPDDDSTWYCRGIALDDLGRYEEAIASYDQALKINPDNNTLWYLQGITLLKLGNYKEAITSFDQALKINTDDDSAWYLRGNTLDDLGRYEEAIASYDQALKINPNYDSAWYRRGITLCKVERYKEAIVSYDQALEINRNNALAWYYRGITLYSLECYEEAIASYDQALKINPNNALAWYYRGITLCKLARYEEVIDSCKQAVKLNSEYDSAWYLQGCMLGYLGRYEEAIASYDQALKFNPDFDYAWYNKACSYALQGDVISSIENLQKAIDLNPEWREQAKTDSDFDGIRQEKQFQLLIQES
- a CDS encoding tetratricopeptide repeat protein, with product MKRHIEKHLYLTDEVLNMNAKNSKDWYDRGDRLANLGQYTEALDSFNQAIELQPDYHEAWVFRGVVLIHLQHYQEALSSCNQALEIKPNDSEAWTFRGAALYNLGRKQEAYLSYEKALGKKEPSPWRIKVWQFFDLFNRHSFQS
- a CDS encoding XDD3 family exosortase-dependent surface protein, whose protein sequence is MKLTSTKIRTLLGIAAASVCLISATGQQASAGQLHNGWNYGIDAFGDGSGGASYDIKGIAIKETDDSIFVALTGGTPLTGVAENGAADKNIGWGDLFFNFSGTNFQTASSTNSLFGIRFAGTNDSNAATTGVYKNVSAMSVTGVNNGYSSLNQYYNSGFDKANTLGTDMATKQAAYNYFGQTTPILNVIGSGTKVGDITMLTSSALTAAGLNFGHFGAAGTQTIGFQLSRSLLDSGDFLANVFVECGNDGVALAGNLTSVPEPSSMIGLALVGLSAAGSMLRKRRSVSENIVES
- the hflX gene encoding GTPase HflX, producing the protein MGTPRQTQIPPLELPRYGAERLSGIRCIATQQKTDPPSEADLTAMAIQRLDALVSLTFTEEGFERRGGGATGYIKETYLAHLIPNTGEKQELNGQAAWTVSSPMSLDLLSKQDLLELVENLEAEFQREFVGQQVDLDHDRVLIVGLQTDKLKPQEFQNILDELARLVNTAGGEVLQTIKQKRSRLHPQTVVGEGKVQEIALTAQTLGANLIVFDRDLSPGQVRNLETQIGVRVVDRTEVILDIFAQRAQSGAGKLQVELAQLEYMLPRLTGRGQAMSRLGGGIGTRGPGETKLETERRAIQRRISRLQQEVNQLQAHRTRLRQNRQHKEVPSVALVGYTNAGKSTLLNTLTNAQVYTADQLFATLDPTTRRLMIPNADTGEQMAIVITDTVGFIHELPPALMDAFRATLEEVTEADALLHLVDLSHPAWQSQIRSVMAILSEMPITPGPALIAFNKIDQVDSDTLALAQEEFPQAVFISASDRLGLETLRQRLALLVNYAVAHN